A section of the Flavobacterium ardleyense genome encodes:
- a CDS encoding STM3941 family protein translates to MNFRSWVCKSWSFSGSNIRFVYSTSRNWRWNRWYSFLSAGIGFVFISCWFIVNPSSFVNFSTRNEIIVFITGILGVVIFGVASVFLFIKLFGNKSGLVINKQGIIDNTNSSSVGLISWSEITKIYKKKVISIEILIIEIKNPEEYIQKANGLKKLGLRQNLKSYGTPITLTSVGLKCSFNELERLILESYNQNKQMKN, encoded by the coding sequence ATGAATTTCAGATCTTGGGTTTGCAAAAGCTGGAGTTTTAGTGGGAGTAACATTAGGTTCGTTTATTCCACTAGTAGGAACTGGAGGTGGAACAGGTGGTATAGTTTTTTATCTGCAGGAATAGGATTTGTTTTTATTAGTTGTTGGTTTATTGTTAATCCTTCTAGCTTTGTTAATTTTAGTACACGGAATGAAATTATTGTATTTATAACAGGGATTTTGGGAGTAGTTATTTTTGGAGTAGCTTCTGTTTTTTTGTTTATTAAATTATTTGGCAATAAATCGGGCTTGGTAATAAATAAACAAGGAATAATAGACAATACTAATTCTAGTTCTGTGGGACTAATAAGCTGGTCAGAAATCACTAAAATTTATAAAAAAAAGGTAATTTCAATAGAGATTTTAATAATCGAAATTAAAAACCCTGAAGAATATATTCAAAAAGCAAATGGATTAAAAAAATTAGGATTGAGACAAAACTTAAAATCTTATGGCACGCCAATCACGTTAACATCAGTGGGCTTAAAATGTTCCTTTAATGAATTGGAACGATTAATTTTAGAAAGCTATAATCAAAATAAACAAATGAAAAATTAG
- a CDS encoding TetR/AcrR family transcriptional regulator has translation MARTKAYREDEVIEKAMNLFWRNGYESTSMSMLEKEMGINKFSIYSSFESKDGLFLECIKCYKAKLEELSVNLHNSANSLEGIKQYFYDFLEFSTENDLRKGCLITNVANEINQNEYPEILLALGNFTKNVRNLFKDILKRDTSISEEILEQQSDFLLISMFGLSSASRVFSHKQLTNYIENIFKNL, from the coding sequence ATGGCACGTACAAAGGCTTATCGGGAGGATGAAGTGATAGAAAAAGCAATGAATCTTTTCTGGCGCAACGGCTATGAATCTACTTCAATGTCGATGCTGGAAAAAGAAATGGGAATTAATAAATTCTCGATCTATTCGAGTTTTGAAAGCAAAGATGGGCTTTTTTTAGAGTGCATCAAATGCTACAAAGCCAAGTTGGAAGAACTTTCGGTGAATCTTCATAATTCGGCCAATAGTTTGGAAGGGATCAAGCAATACTTTTATGATTTTCTCGAGTTTTCGACTGAAAATGACCTCAGAAAAGGCTGTTTAATCACTAATGTCGCAAATGAAATCAACCAGAATGAATACCCTGAAATTCTCTTAGCCTTGGGTAATTTTACCAAAAATGTGCGAAATTTATTTAAAGATATTTTGAAACGAGATACTTCAATATCTGAAGAGATTCTGGAACAGCAGTCTGATTTCTTGCTGATATCGATGTTCGGATTGTCTTCGGCTAGTAGAGTTTTTAGCCACAAACAACTAACTAATTACATCGAAAATATTTTTAAAAACCTCTAA
- a CDS encoding carboxymuconolactone decarboxylase family protein: MTIHTIETSPEGSKELLLQSKKAHGFIPNLHGVLAEAPTALAAYIDLHKHFMKSSFDKDELTVVWQTINVEHNCHYCVPGHTGIAKAMKVDDAIIDALRNQTEMPTEKLQALHLMTLSMTRNRGVVSQQELTDFYAAGYSQSHILEIILGLSQKVISNYTNSVAATPLDSSSEKYAWTKKVTK, translated from the coding sequence ATGACCATACACACTATCGAAACATCGCCAGAAGGAAGTAAAGAATTGCTTTTGCAATCTAAAAAAGCACACGGATTTATTCCAAATCTACACGGAGTATTAGCTGAGGCGCCTACCGCTTTGGCAGCTTATATAGATTTACACAAGCATTTTATGAAATCTTCTTTTGATAAAGACGAACTAACAGTTGTTTGGCAAACTATTAATGTGGAGCACAATTGCCACTATTGCGTTCCAGGCCATACCGGGATTGCAAAAGCGATGAAAGTGGACGATGCAATTATAGATGCCTTGCGAAATCAAACAGAAATGCCAACAGAAAAACTGCAAGCACTTCACTTGATGACTTTGTCAATGACCCGAAATCGTGGTGTTGTAAGTCAACAAGAGCTTACTGATTTTTATGCTGCTGGATATTCGCAAAGCCACATTTTGGAAATAATTCTAGGTTTGTCACAAAAAGTAATTAGCAATTATACCAATAGCGTTGCCGCGACTCCACTCGATTCATCGTCAGAAAAATATGCATGGACAAAAAAAGTAACTAAGTAA
- a CDS encoding haloacid dehalogenase type II gives MSASSLVMPTAAMAASLNEQADTIAIATRPKILFFDVNETLLDLTEMKTIVGQALNGRSDLLSLWFTTMLQYSLVTTASGQYEHFGNIGAAALQMVAANNGISISEEDARKTIVNSLQALPPHPDVIPALQRLKSMGYTLVSFTNSSNAGVKKQFEFAGLTDFFDHRLSVEDIGKFKPFRDTYDWAARTMNAKPEECMLIAAHGWDVAGALWAGWRAAFISRPGQQLFPLAATPEIIESDLGKVAKILTRLK, from the coding sequence ATGAGCGCATCTAGTTTGGTTATGCCAACTGCCGCGATGGCTGCTAGTTTGAATGAGCAAGCGGATACAATTGCTATTGCGACCCGACCAAAAATCTTGTTTTTTGATGTCAATGAAACTTTACTGGATCTGACCGAAATGAAAACAATTGTGGGCCAAGCCCTAAATGGACGATCTGACTTACTGTCGCTGTGGTTTACTACTATGTTGCAATATTCATTAGTAACTACTGCAAGTGGTCAATACGAACATTTTGGAAATATTGGAGCGGCAGCTTTGCAGATGGTCGCCGCCAATAATGGAATTAGCATTTCTGAAGAAGATGCACGAAAAACAATTGTAAACTCTCTTCAGGCATTGCCTCCGCATCCTGATGTAATTCCGGCTTTGCAACGACTAAAAAGCATGGGTTATACCTTAGTTTCATTCACGAACTCATCCAATGCTGGCGTTAAAAAACAATTTGAATTTGCTGGATTAACAGATTTCTTTGACCACAGATTAAGTGTTGAGGACATTGGAAAATTTAAACCTTTTAGAGATACTTACGACTGGGCGGCACGAACTATGAATGCCAAGCCTGAAGAATGTATGCTTATTGCCGCTCACGGATGGGATGTCGCAGGTGCACTCTGGGCGGGATGGCGTGCAGCATTTATTAGCCGACCGGGGCAACAGTTATTTCCACTCGCAGCTACACCCGAAATCATTGAGAGCGACTTGGGCAAAGTAGCTAAGATTCTCACACGATTAAAATAA
- a CDS encoding peroxiredoxin-like family protein, with protein MTNIFKTFLILFSISATVPTFAQVPTKAEDVSPLLIGEILPEASLQNADGKVLKLSTILSQKPTVMVFYRGGWCPYCNKQLSGLVDIEKEILELGYQIIAISPDDYKNLKNTEEKEKIKYSVLSDQGGKFIKEIGIAFSTPASLTDYISSKSQIGKTSDVMPVPTVLIVDKAGKILFEYINPNYKERLSGELLLAVLKTLKI; from the coding sequence ATGACAAACATTTTCAAAACATTCCTGATTCTTTTTAGCATTTCTGCTACTGTTCCAACTTTTGCTCAAGTTCCCACAAAAGCAGAAGATGTAAGTCCATTGCTGATTGGCGAAATACTTCCCGAAGCATCGCTGCAAAATGCAGATGGCAAAGTGCTAAAATTGAGCACAATCCTGTCTCAAAAACCTACTGTTATGGTCTTTTATCGTGGTGGATGGTGTCCTTACTGCAACAAGCAACTTTCTGGGTTGGTAGATATTGAAAAAGAAATTTTAGAGTTAGGCTACCAAATCATAGCAATTAGTCCAGACGATTACAAAAATTTAAAAAACACCGAAGAAAAAGAAAAGATCAAATACAGCGTTTTGTCTGATCAAGGCGGAAAATTTATAAAAGAAATTGGAATCGCTTTTTCGACGCCAGCATCACTTACTGATTATATTTCATCAAAGTCACAAATTGGAAAAACATCTGACGTTATGCCTGTGCCAACAGTTTTGATAGTTGACAAAGCTGGGAAAATTTTATTCGAATACATTAATCCAAATTATAAAGAAAGATTGAGCGGCGAACTGCTTCTGGCAGTATTAAAAACTTTAAAAATATAA
- a CDS encoding ankyrin repeat domain-containing protein, producing MKLISKYLLFLIISSLGVIGCGNSKGNTTMTHSAQESTLELLSAVQKQDLKLVSEILKSRPNLEMKDNKGRTALMLATYNEDTEIAKLLISAGANVNAQDEMLNSPFLYAGASGFVPIYIFRY from the coding sequence ATGAAACTAATTTCAAAATATCTGCTCTTTTTAATTATCTCAAGTCTCGGCGTGATTGGTTGCGGCAACTCAAAAGGAAATACTACTATGACACATTCAGCTCAAGAATCAACATTAGAATTACTTTCTGCAGTTCAAAAACAAGATTTAAAATTGGTTTCAGAAATCCTTAAATCGAGACCAAATCTAGAAATGAAGGACAATAAAGGCAGAACCGCTTTGATGCTTGCAACCTATAATGAAGATACAGAAATTGCAAAACTATTAATTTCGGCGGGAGCAAATGTAAATGCTCAAGACGAAATGCTCAATAGTCCATTCCTTTATGCTGGCGCAAGTGGATTTGTTCCAATATACATCTTTAGATATTAA
- a CDS encoding glutathione peroxidase, whose translation MEFYNLEAKKISGETVSMSEYKGKTIVVVNTASKCGFTPQYKGLEELYQKYKDQGLVILGFPCNQFGKQEPGKAQEIQEFCEINYGVTFPIFDKVDVNGSNTHPIFKYLKSNLGGFLVSSIKWNFTKFVIDKNGKPIKRFGPTTKPEDMESFVGSLL comes from the coding sequence ATGGAATTTTACAATTTAGAAGCAAAGAAGATTTCTGGCGAGACGGTCTCAATGTCAGAATATAAAGGAAAAACTATAGTGGTTGTTAATACCGCGAGCAAATGTGGATTTACTCCGCAGTACAAAGGTCTTGAAGAATTATATCAAAAATATAAAGATCAGGGATTGGTAATTTTAGGTTTTCCTTGCAATCAATTTGGCAAACAAGAACCCGGGAAAGCGCAGGAGATTCAGGAGTTTTGCGAAATTAATTACGGAGTTACCTTTCCAATTTTTGACAAAGTTGACGTGAATGGATCCAACACACATCCTATTTTTAAATATCTAAAATCGAATTTAGGTGGGTTTCTCGTGAGTTCGATCAAATGGAACTTCACCAAATTTGTAATCGACAAAAACGGAAAGCCAATTAAGCGATTTGGCCCAACTACTAAACCTGAGGATATGGAATCTTTTGTAGGGAGTTTGCTGTAG
- a CDS encoding DoxX family protein gives MKATFGQNLLRIILGLFMTTAGIGHLTFQRDEFQAQVPSFLTDNESFIDFVVLSSGVVEILFGLSLLFVVKYRPHVGIALAIFYILIFPGNISQYTNGIDAFGLDTDLKRLVRLFFQPVLILWALWSTDGLKFLSNKFKK, from the coding sequence ATGAAAGCTACTTTTGGACAGAATTTATTAAGAATAATTTTAGGGCTATTTATGACAACGGCTGGAATTGGACATTTAACTTTTCAGCGAGACGAATTTCAAGCACAAGTTCCTAGTTTTCTGACAGACAACGAATCTTTTATAGATTTCGTAGTTTTATCTTCGGGTGTGGTGGAGATTTTATTTGGATTAAGCCTTCTGTTTGTGGTCAAATATAGGCCACATGTTGGCATCGCTTTGGCAATTTTTTATATTTTAATTTTCCCAGGAAATATTTCTCAATACACGAACGGAATCGATGCTTTTGGCTTGGATACCGACTTAAAAAGATTGGTCAGATTATTTTTTCAGCCTGTGTTAATTCTTTGGGCTTTGTGGTCGACAGATGGTCTTAAATTTTTAAGTAATAAGTTTAAAAAATAA
- a CDS encoding M90 family metallopeptidase: MTYVIIIFSILIILVIFSLFKSSQKRKLAEFPEHWHPILLENVQFYENLSPTEQKRFQSRMMVFLSEVYIDTVKVKLTELDKILVAASAVIPVFGFKEWHYHNLSGVLLYPDTFNDDLQFDTKHKKRTILGLVGTGRFENQMILSRKALHDGFNITSDKHNTAVHEFVHLIDKMDGVTDGVPERLIQKPYIDQWLKLIHRKMEEINNNKSDIRHYGGTSQAEFLAVASEYFFEQPEKLEKKHPELYKMLSECFQTGN; this comes from the coding sequence ATGACTTACGTTATTATAATATTTTCGATTTTAATCATCTTAGTAATCTTTTCCCTTTTCAAAAGTTCGCAAAAGCGTAAACTCGCCGAATTTCCTGAACATTGGCATCCAATACTTTTGGAAAATGTGCAGTTTTACGAAAACTTATCTCCTACAGAACAAAAGAGATTTCAATCAAGAATGATGGTTTTCTTAAGCGAAGTTTATATCGATACGGTGAAAGTAAAGTTGACTGAACTGGATAAAATTCTGGTTGCCGCGAGTGCAGTAATTCCAGTTTTTGGCTTTAAAGAATGGCATTATCACAATTTAAGTGGAGTACTGCTTTATCCTGATACTTTTAATGATGATCTGCAATTTGACACTAAACATAAGAAGAGAACTATTCTTGGTTTGGTAGGCACTGGCAGATTTGAAAATCAAATGATTCTGTCACGCAAAGCACTTCACGACGGCTTTAATATCACTTCGGATAAGCACAATACTGCCGTTCACGAATTTGTACATCTAATTGATAAAATGGACGGTGTAACTGATGGTGTCCCTGAGAGACTGATTCAAAAACCTTATATTGATCAGTGGCTTAAACTTATTCACCGTAAGATGGAAGAAATCAACAACAATAAATCTGACATCAGACATTACGGCGGCACAAGCCAAGCGGAATTCCTAGCTGTAGCTTCTGAATATTTTTTTGAACAGCCAGAAAAATTAGAAAAGAAACATCCTGAGCTTTATAAAATGCTTAGCGAATGTTTTCAAACAGGCAATTAA
- a CDS encoding peptidase associated/transthyretin-like domain-containing protein translates to MRNIFLMLIVLSNSIWAQTAKIEGVIKDAETLLPISYVNIFTEAELKNNSTGSISNENGEFVVDESKSKTTFSHINYDSYTVETNEALKEVFLIPKNYVLDEIVVSNEKSSAYLERIIDFSKKRLDKNILLKAYAREIVKVNNEYTKYSDALLDYYVKKDNGKSTVIMGQHRALHNSKLDEEEEGNMNNVNSAFNVKDYVKSSYNFDEIEKILKDKDYEFERRIKKEADGSEYEYVTVIPNEQSKKFLLKGYVIIDPTTKSILEYKLYSSESHFKNSKLMSILIAKVKLNKFLIWSKFKNINDQYILNYNKKEIAMYIKMGKRVDDSFDFSNDLFIYEFKKDVQIPEKGYDKKTIFEAGTDFTENFWTKYNVFPLSESDEKFINSVQPK, encoded by the coding sequence ATGAGAAATATTTTTTTGATGCTTATCGTTTTAAGCAATTCGATCTGGGCGCAGACTGCCAAAATTGAAGGCGTAATCAAAGATGCGGAGACCTTGTTGCCGATATCTTACGTGAATATTTTTACAGAAGCCGAACTTAAAAACAATTCAACCGGATCGATTTCCAACGAAAACGGAGAATTTGTGGTGGATGAAAGTAAATCAAAAACGACTTTTTCTCATATCAATTACGATTCTTATACAGTTGAAACGAATGAAGCTTTGAAGGAAGTCTTTCTGATTCCGAAGAATTATGTATTGGATGAAATTGTAGTTTCTAATGAAAAATCTAGCGCTTATTTAGAGAGAATAATTGATTTTTCGAAGAAACGATTGGACAAAAATATTCTTCTAAAAGCTTATGCACGGGAGATTGTAAAGGTTAATAATGAGTACACAAAATATTCGGATGCGCTTTTGGATTATTATGTAAAAAAGGATAATGGGAAATCTACGGTGATTATGGGGCAGCATCGAGCATTGCATAATTCGAAATTGGATGAGGAAGAGGAAGGAAATATGAATAATGTAAATTCAGCTTTTAACGTAAAAGACTATGTTAAAAGTTCTTACAATTTTGACGAGATCGAGAAAATTTTGAAGGACAAAGATTACGAGTTTGAAAGGCGAATAAAAAAGGAAGCGGACGGCAGCGAGTATGAATATGTGACCGTAATACCAAACGAGCAAAGTAAGAAATTCTTGCTAAAGGGTTACGTTATAATTGATCCAACGACAAAAAGTATTCTTGAATACAAGCTTTATAGTTCAGAAAGTCACTTTAAAAATTCTAAGCTGATGAGTATCTTAATTGCGAAAGTGAAGCTTAATAAATTTTTAATCTGGTCGAAATTTAAAAACATCAACGATCAATATATCTTAAATTACAATAAAAAAGAAATAGCAATGTATATAAAAATGGGTAAAAGAGTCGATGATTCCTTCGATTTTTCTAACGATTTATTTATATATGAATTTAAAAAAGATGTGCAAATTCCTGAAAAAGGCTATGATAAAAAAACGATTTTTGAGGCGGGCACAGATTTTACAGAGAATTTTTGGACAAAATATAATGTATTTCCACTAAGTGAAAGCGACGAGAAATTTATCAATTCTGTTCAGCCAAAATAA
- a CDS encoding bifunctional metallophosphatase/5'-nucleotidase: protein MKLNLLFINDVHGYIAPHPELFYDETGEKVELAGGYAYIAGLVEEIRNENPNTLLFDGGDTLHGTKPLVDSEGGAVVPILNAMKVDGMVGHWDFAYGPKHLIEVDRELDFLILGCNVFNEDGSNFLMPTATYEIDGFRIGVIGICAMIVDKVMPEKMGEGLKFTSGVDEVPRYIKKLKDEGANLIVLLSHNGFPQDVALLEKVDGIDICLSAHTHNRLYEAVEINGTKVIQCGCHGAFLGKISLDIENKEIQNFNYELIKITNRLPKSTEVNILVGQALQPYQELRTKVIGSTTEILHRYNTLNSSMDSFLLESIAHSTKTEIAFCNGWRYGAPIAVGDITEDALYNITPMNPPVSTVEMTGTEIREMLEENLEHTFCNNPFGQMGGYVKRVFGLQINMRIENPKGYRIQEIYFRGSHLDYSKIYKVSFVTTQGVAKKYGKNRQEHTHNAVEAMKAFLKERPVFTLSKVQSFRLV from the coding sequence ATGAAACTAAACCTCTTATTTATAAATGATGTTCATGGTTACATTGCGCCACATCCAGAGTTGTTTTACGACGAGACAGGAGAAAAAGTAGAACTAGCCGGAGGTTATGCATATATAGCTGGATTGGTTGAGGAAATACGCAATGAGAATCCTAACACACTGTTGTTTGACGGCGGTGATACACTGCACGGCACAAAGCCTCTTGTTGATTCAGAAGGAGGGGCCGTCGTGCCTATTTTAAACGCTATGAAGGTAGATGGTATGGTAGGACATTGGGATTTTGCTTATGGTCCTAAACATCTAATAGAAGTTGACCGAGAGCTAGACTTTCTAATTTTGGGTTGTAATGTTTTTAACGAAGATGGTTCGAATTTCTTAATGCCAACTGCAACTTATGAAATCGATGGTTTCAGAATAGGGGTCATCGGAATCTGTGCTATGATTGTAGATAAAGTAATGCCTGAAAAAATGGGCGAAGGTCTTAAATTCACTTCTGGAGTGGACGAGGTTCCGCGGTACATAAAGAAATTAAAAGATGAAGGTGCAAATCTAATTGTGCTGCTTTCGCATAATGGTTTTCCGCAGGATGTTGCCTTATTGGAAAAAGTTGACGGAATCGATATCTGTTTGAGCGCACATACGCACAACCGACTTTACGAAGCTGTTGAAATTAATGGGACTAAAGTTATTCAGTGTGGTTGTCACGGAGCTTTTCTTGGGAAAATCTCGCTAGATATTGAGAATAAGGAAATTCAAAACTTCAATTACGAACTTATAAAAATCACCAATAGACTTCCTAAAAGTACCGAAGTTAACATTTTAGTTGGGCAAGCATTACAACCGTATCAAGAATTGAGAACTAAAGTTATTGGTAGCACAACTGAGATATTACATCGTTACAATACTTTAAATTCATCCATGGATAGTTTTCTCTTGGAATCAATTGCGCATTCTACAAAAACTGAAATTGCATTTTGTAACGGATGGCGCTATGGTGCACCGATTGCGGTTGGCGATATTACCGAAGATGCATTGTATAATATTACCCCAATGAACCCTCCAGTGTCTACCGTCGAAATGACAGGAACTGAAATTAGAGAAATGCTCGAAGAAAATTTGGAACATACTTTTTGTAATAATCCTTTTGGACAAATGGGCGGTTATGTAAAACGTGTTTTTGGATTGCAAATTAATATGCGAATAGAAAACCCGAAAGGATACCGCATTCAAGAGATATACTTTCGGGGCTCTCATCTTGACTATTCAAAAATTTACAAAGTTAGTTTTGTAACTACTCAAGGAGTTGCAAAGAAATACGGTAAGAATAGGCAAGAGCATACTCATAATGCAGTGGAAGCAATGAAAGCTTTTCTAAAAGAAAGGCCTGTTTTTACTCTGAGCAAAGTACAAAGTTTTAGACTGGTGTAA
- a CDS encoding TlpA family protein disulfide reductase gives MDKRKISSENKKSLVQYGIIAVIAAALYFTGLHTEVIAFVQRGLLSTGILNPNVEKIIESRSKETADGTLSSTNKANLDFTLIDKDGNEISLEEMRGKVIFMNLWATWCAPCLAEMPSIKKLHKEMGDEVAFVIISLDDDFEKAKAFNKQKGYNLPIYALENTMPAMYDSSTIPTTYIIDAKGNLVLTHNGMADYNSEKFKMFLRSLK, from the coding sequence GTGGATAAAAGAAAAATCAGCAGTGAAAACAAAAAATCATTAGTGCAATATGGCATAATCGCTGTAATTGCGGCCGCACTTTACTTTACAGGACTGCATACCGAAGTGATCGCATTTGTGCAACGTGGCTTGTTATCGACGGGAATTTTAAATCCAAATGTTGAGAAAATAATAGAATCTCGTTCTAAGGAAACGGCAGATGGAACGCTGTCTAGTACTAACAAAGCTAATTTGGATTTTACACTTATTGACAAAGATGGGAATGAAATTTCGCTTGAAGAAATGCGAGGTAAAGTAATATTTATGAATCTGTGGGCTACTTGGTGTGCACCTTGCCTTGCCGAAATGCCGAGCATAAAAAAACTGCATAAGGAAATGGGGGATGAAGTTGCATTTGTGATAATATCGCTTGATGACGATTTTGAGAAAGCAAAAGCATTTAACAAACAGAAAGGGTATAATCTGCCAATTTATGCGCTTGAAAATACTATGCCCGCTATGTACGACTCTTCTACAATTCCCACTACTTATATTATAGATGCAAAGGGAAATTTAGTATTAACTCATAATGGAATGGCAGATTATAATTCGGAAAAATTCAAGATGTTTTTGAGAAGCTTGAAGTAG